In one Echinicola marina genomic region, the following are encoded:
- a CDS encoding type I restriction endonuclease subunit R, translating to MTKITENDIELWAIEELENLGWNYIHGALIAPDGEQPERNTFGDIILRERLKEGISRNNPTIPYEAQQEALKVVERIVSPELMVNNQSFHELLTEGVPVEYRKDGVQRGDRVQLVDFNNPEQNDFLVVNQFTIIENNNNKRPDLILFVNGLPLVLFELKNAIDENATLLSAYKQIQTYKDTIPSLFTFNTFCVLSDGADAKAGSLSAGFSRYLAWKSSDGVKEASLLNSQLEVLIKGLMNPANLLDYIRHFIVFEETKHIDSSGIANIQTIKKVAAYHQYYAVNKAIESVKKAASSDGDRKGGVVWHTQGSGKSLSMVFFSGKLVLQLDNPTVLVITDRNDLDDQLFDTFASSKQLLRQVPVQAESRDHLKALLKVASGGIVFATIQKFQPDDGSNEYKELSARTNIVVVADEAHRTQYGFKPKSIEVKDDKGNVVGQRLVYGFAKYMRDALPNATYLGFTGTPVESTDNNTPAVFGNYVDIYDIAQAVEDGATVPIYYESRLVKINLSEEGKQLIEDLDNELASDELSDTQKAKAKWTKVEAIIGSPERLRKVAEDLVFHYEERSNSGLEGKAMIVAMSRQIAVDLYKEIIAIRPHWHDDDLDKGVLKVVMTAASSDGPDMMKHHTSKEQRRALADRMKDTTDPLKLVIVRDMWLTGFDAPSMHTLYIDKPMKGHNLMQAIARVNRVYKDKPGGLVVDYFGIASDLKKALSFYSDSGGKGDPAEAQEKAVQLMLEKLEVVSQMFEEKAESANVSFQIAAEDQGLYGKPFAYEDYIDGSVKEKLEIILSAVEHVLSLEDGKNRFVREVTALSKAFAIALPHEQAMDAKDEIAFFQAVKARIQKFDTGTSTGGKSDYEIETAIKQVVDQAIVSEQVIDIFDAAGIKKPELSVLDDGFLEEMRDMKHKNLALEVLKKLLNDEIKVRARHNVVQSRSLMDMLESSIKRYQNNLISAAEIIQEMIELAKEIKAADNRGDKMGLSKDELAFYDAVANNKSAKDLLGDDILLKLSRVLVERVKANASIDWTVKESVKKKLKVIVKRTLRQYGYPPDLQKLATDTVLQQAEALADFWSN from the coding sequence ATGACCAAAATAACTGAAAACGACATAGAGTTATGGGCCATTGAGGAATTGGAGAACCTTGGATGGAACTATATCCATGGTGCTTTAATTGCTCCAGATGGTGAGCAGCCCGAACGAAATACTTTTGGAGATATAATCCTCAGAGAAAGATTGAAGGAGGGAATTTCTCGTAATAATCCTACTATTCCCTATGAGGCACAGCAAGAAGCTTTAAAAGTAGTGGAGCGGATCGTGTCTCCGGAATTGATGGTCAATAACCAGTCCTTTCATGAACTGCTTACAGAAGGTGTCCCCGTTGAGTATCGCAAGGACGGGGTTCAGCGAGGTGATCGGGTTCAGTTGGTCGATTTTAACAATCCCGAACAAAATGATTTTTTGGTAGTTAACCAATTCACCATTATTGAAAACAATAATAATAAACGTCCTGACCTAATCCTTTTCGTTAATGGTCTGCCCTTGGTATTGTTTGAGCTTAAAAATGCCATAGATGAAAATGCTACGTTGCTATCTGCCTATAAGCAAATCCAAACCTATAAAGACACTATTCCCAGCCTTTTTACCTTTAACACTTTTTGTGTATTGTCTGATGGGGCCGATGCCAAGGCAGGTTCTCTTTCTGCTGGTTTTTCTCGATATCTGGCCTGGAAATCCAGTGATGGGGTAAAAGAAGCCTCACTTCTTAATAGTCAGCTAGAGGTTTTGATCAAGGGCTTGATGAATCCTGCTAATCTATTGGATTATATACGTCACTTTATTGTATTTGAGGAAACCAAGCACATTGATAGTTCTGGGATAGCCAACATACAAACCATTAAGAAAGTAGCGGCCTATCACCAGTATTATGCTGTGAACAAAGCCATTGAATCGGTTAAAAAAGCGGCTTCTTCCGATGGTGATCGAAAGGGAGGAGTTGTCTGGCATACCCAGGGAAGTGGAAAGTCCCTTTCAATGGTATTTTTCTCAGGGAAGTTGGTGCTACAGTTGGACAATCCAACCGTCTTGGTTATCACGGACCGAAACGACTTGGACGACCAGTTGTTTGATACTTTTGCATCTTCCAAACAGCTTCTAAGACAAGTTCCAGTACAGGCAGAAAGCCGAGACCATCTCAAAGCACTATTAAAAGTAGCTTCAGGAGGAATTGTTTTTGCCACCATCCAGAAGTTCCAACCAGATGATGGAAGCAATGAGTACAAAGAACTTTCGGCCAGAACCAATATTGTTGTGGTTGCCGATGAAGCTCACCGTACCCAGTATGGTTTTAAACCCAAAAGTATAGAGGTCAAAGATGATAAGGGCAATGTTGTTGGACAGCGCCTAGTGTACGGTTTTGCCAAGTATATGCGTGATGCCTTGCCTAATGCGACCTATTTGGGCTTTACAGGTACTCCGGTTGAATCTACAGACAATAACACTCCTGCAGTATTCGGGAACTATGTAGATATCTATGATATCGCACAAGCTGTGGAGGATGGAGCAACGGTACCGATTTATTATGAAAGTCGTCTAGTAAAGATCAACCTATCAGAAGAGGGTAAACAGCTTATTGAAGACCTGGACAATGAACTGGCCAGTGATGAGCTTTCCGATACACAAAAAGCCAAGGCTAAATGGACCAAGGTAGAAGCCATCATAGGTAGTCCTGAACGTTTGCGTAAAGTAGCAGAGGATCTTGTTTTCCACTATGAAGAACGAAGTAATAGTGGATTGGAAGGTAAAGCAATGATCGTGGCCATGAGCAGGCAAATAGCCGTGGACCTGTACAAAGAGATTATTGCCATACGACCACATTGGCATGATGATGACTTGGATAAAGGAGTCCTAAAAGTAGTAATGACAGCAGCTTCTTCAGATGGTCCTGATATGATGAAACATCATACCTCCAAAGAGCAAAGAAGGGCTTTGGCAGATCGAATGAAGGATACTACCGATCCATTGAAATTGGTTATTGTTCGGGATATGTGGCTTACCGGGTTTGATGCACCAAGCATGCATACCCTGTACATCGACAAGCCCATGAAGGGACATAACCTAATGCAGGCCATTGCCAGGGTGAACCGGGTGTATAAGGACAAACCGGGAGGGCTGGTAGTGGACTACTTTGGAATTGCTTCAGATTTGAAGAAAGCATTGTCTTTTTATTCAGACAGTGGAGGTAAAGGAGATCCTGCAGAAGCTCAGGAGAAGGCAGTGCAGTTGATGTTAGAAAAGTTGGAAGTGGTTTCTCAGATGTTTGAAGAAAAGGCTGAATCAGCCAATGTTAGTTTTCAAATAGCAGCCGAAGATCAGGGGCTTTATGGGAAGCCCTTTGCCTATGAGGATTATATTGATGGCAGCGTAAAAGAAAAGTTGGAAATCATTTTATCAGCGGTGGAGCATGTATTGAGTTTGGAAGATGGGAAAAACCGATTTGTGAGAGAGGTAACTGCCCTGTCCAAAGCTTTTGCCATTGCTTTGCCCCATGAACAAGCCATGGATGCCAAGGATGAAATTGCCTTTTTCCAGGCTGTAAAGGCGAGAATCCAAAAGTTTGATACAGGAACCTCCACAGGTGGTAAATCTGATTATGAAATCGAAACGGCCATCAAACAGGTGGTGGATCAAGCGATAGTTTCTGAGCAGGTAATCGATATCTTTGATGCCGCAGGGATTAAGAAGCCAGAGCTTTCCGTATTGGATGATGGCTTCCTGGAGGAAATGCGGGATATGAAACATAAAAACCTTGCATTGGAGGTATTGAAGAAGTTGTTGAATGATGAAATAAAAGTTAGGGCCAGGCATAATGTGGTTCAAAGCAGGTCTTTGATGGATATGTTGGAATCTTCCATCAAGCGCTATCAGAATAACTTGATCAGTGCTGCCGAGATCATACAGGAGATGATCGAACTGGCCAAGGAAATAAAAGCAGCTGATAATCGAGGGGATAAAATGGGCTTGTCAAAGGATGAGCTGGCTTTTTACGATGCAGTAGCCAATAATAAAAGTGCAAAGGATCTACTTGGTGATGATATATTATTAAAGCTTTCTAGGGTCTTGGTAGAGCGGGTTAAAGCCAATGCCTCCATAGACTGGACAGTAAAGGAATCAGTAAAGAAGAAACTTAAAGTAATAGTAAAAAGAACACTTCGCCAATACGGCTACCCACCTGACTTGCAGAAGCTGGCAACAGATACAGTACTGCAGCAGGCTGAGGCATTGGCGGATTTTTGGAGTAATTAA
- a CDS encoding McrB family protein: MAFEPEKITKDHILKAIEKIKQEKLDLNPSTRWNVVINGQSFPPKEIMRYAHQEMNGEFLWTYGGGEATNKWLKQFDFKIVSKTENNDPVLGLIERYKEHALKSKLKDELYKWRLVKAFHGRPNPDSSDFTNEFLSINFANLIDGPRALASANLLAKNRPDDFCEAFKILFNEENKLEYRLSSFEKRCEAIHSEISHLPHRQDERTMATYLAFYDSSKYAFYKDSFYQKYCKLIGIKPEKRGKKLIHYLSLLEDFVENYILEDSELLNLKKQLLTDDCYEDLNHKIFAQDILYSTLDQQKGLGRNYWRVGTSDHKSNYWDIMQDNQYISIGWKEIGDLREKEVKNKKDIIQLLESEGYYLDDKKVGSRKAGEILNFYNDIKDGDIIIAQAGSDILGIGEVVDEYNYDSSQIFSHFKPVEWKLQSPNLKNIEGLRTTVYKISQLDFINKIDHLLKINKKEQKMINELNQILFGPPGTGKTYYTLNKALELCGEDLKGLSRADIKDRFEQLVDEGRIIFTTFHQSMTYEDFVEGIKPIEPEKEGDPVVYRVEEGIFRKLCIEASFSLAKEEESVATENVLDFSLAFDIFVQETEENLASGKSIELDTKNGGKVIVDGISQQGNIIIKHPGRDNTYPVSKQRLSKLHAAFPDLDDVNNIDQQFRSIIGGSNSTANWSVLNAIRNNTPVAKETPKEIRKYSWDDKVQVVKSLKKEDYKGKTGDPYVLIIDEINRGNVSQIFGELITLIEEDKRLGNPEAIQVQLPYSKEWFGVPPNVHIIGTMNTADRSVEALDTALRRRFSFTEMPPKPKIIKSEGKAVNGIINGIDLSDLLETINRRIEKLLNKDHMVGHSYFLSVKGLEELKAAFQNKIIPLLQEYFFGDYGKIGLVIGANFFEIEYNQIEDEFFAHFEDYDSGSLLERKVYYLRNVQDMDDDTFIQAINVLLRKTN; the protein is encoded by the coding sequence ATGGCATTTGAACCCGAAAAAATCACAAAAGACCACATACTTAAGGCAATTGAAAAAATTAAACAAGAAAAACTTGATTTAAATCCCTCCACGAGATGGAATGTGGTTATTAATGGTCAGAGCTTTCCTCCTAAGGAAATTATGAGGTACGCACACCAAGAAATGAATGGTGAGTTTTTATGGACATATGGTGGAGGAGAAGCCACTAATAAATGGCTAAAGCAATTTGATTTTAAAATTGTTTCTAAGACGGAAAACAATGATCCTGTACTCGGTTTAATTGAACGATATAAGGAGCATGCTCTTAAGTCGAAATTAAAAGATGAACTCTATAAATGGCGATTGGTGAAAGCTTTCCATGGTAGACCTAATCCAGATTCATCTGATTTTACCAATGAATTTTTATCAATCAATTTCGCTAATTTAATTGATGGTCCTCGAGCCCTTGCCTCTGCAAATTTATTGGCAAAGAATCGACCCGATGATTTTTGTGAGGCATTTAAAATTTTGTTCAATGAAGAAAATAAACTTGAGTACAGGCTGTCAAGTTTCGAAAAAAGATGTGAGGCAATACATTCAGAAATAAGTCATTTACCTCATAGACAGGATGAACGAACAATGGCTACCTATTTAGCTTTTTATGATTCTTCCAAATACGCTTTCTATAAAGATTCTTTCTATCAGAAATATTGCAAGTTGATCGGTATCAAACCTGAAAAACGTGGAAAAAAACTAATTCATTATCTTTCTCTGTTGGAGGATTTTGTAGAGAACTACATTTTAGAAGATTCTGAATTACTAAATTTAAAAAAGCAATTATTGACTGATGATTGTTATGAAGATTTGAATCATAAAATTTTTGCACAAGATATTTTGTACTCAACATTGGATCAACAAAAAGGGTTAGGCAGAAACTATTGGAGGGTTGGAACAAGTGATCATAAATCCAATTATTGGGATATTATGCAAGACAATCAATATATTTCAATCGGTTGGAAAGAAATCGGAGATTTAAGAGAAAAGGAGGTAAAAAATAAAAAGGATATAATACAACTTTTAGAAAGCGAAGGCTATTACTTAGACGACAAAAAGGTTGGCAGCAGAAAGGCAGGAGAAATATTAAATTTCTATAATGACATAAAGGATGGGGACATCATTATTGCCCAAGCTGGATCAGATATTTTAGGTATAGGAGAAGTGGTTGATGAATATAACTATGATTCTTCTCAAATATTTTCACATTTCAAGCCTGTGGAATGGAAACTACAATCTCCAAATCTTAAGAACATTGAAGGATTGAGGACAACAGTTTATAAAATTTCTCAACTCGACTTTATAAATAAAATAGATCATCTACTTAAAATAAATAAAAAGGAACAAAAAATGATTAATGAACTCAATCAGATCCTTTTTGGGCCTCCAGGAACCGGAAAAACTTATTATACGCTAAATAAGGCATTAGAGCTTTGTGGCGAAGATTTAAAAGGATTAAGTAGAGCTGATATCAAAGATCGCTTTGAACAATTGGTAGATGAGGGAAGAATTATTTTCACAACCTTTCATCAAAGCATGACTTATGAAGATTTTGTAGAAGGAATTAAACCTATTGAACCCGAAAAGGAAGGTGATCCGGTCGTTTATAGGGTAGAGGAAGGGATTTTTAGAAAGTTATGTATTGAAGCATCTTTTTCACTAGCCAAGGAGGAAGAATCAGTTGCCACTGAAAATGTACTCGATTTCTCATTAGCCTTCGATATTTTTGTCCAAGAAACTGAAGAGAACCTTGCCTCAGGAAAAAGCATTGAATTGGATACCAAAAATGGAGGAAAAGTAATTGTGGATGGTATTTCTCAGCAAGGTAACATCATCATTAAACATCCAGGAAGAGATAATACCTACCCTGTTTCTAAACAGAGGCTTTCAAAACTGCATGCTGCATTTCCAGACTTAGACGATGTAAACAATATAGATCAACAATTTAGGTCGATAATAGGAGGAAGTAACTCTACAGCGAATTGGTCAGTACTAAACGCTATCAGGAATAACACCCCTGTAGCTAAAGAAACTCCAAAGGAGATTAGAAAATACTCTTGGGACGATAAAGTGCAAGTAGTCAAATCTTTGAAAAAAGAAGATTACAAAGGAAAGACAGGGGATCCATATGTACTTATTATTGATGAAATAAATCGAGGAAATGTATCTCAGATTTTCGGGGAGTTAATCACTTTAATTGAAGAAGATAAACGTCTAGGCAATCCAGAGGCTATTCAAGTCCAACTTCCATACAGTAAGGAATGGTTTGGGGTTCCTCCCAATGTTCATATTATTGGAACGATGAACACAGCAGACCGAAGTGTGGAAGCATTAGATACTGCCCTAAGAAGAAGGTTTAGCTTTACCGAAATGCCTCCAAAACCAAAGATAATTAAATCGGAAGGCAAAGCAGTTAACGGTATTATTAACGGAATAGATCTTTCTGATCTTTTAGAAACAATAAACAGACGTATTGAAAAGCTTCTAAACAAAGACCATATGGTTGGTCATAGTTATTTCTTATCCGTCAAGGGGTTGGAAGAATTGAAAGCCGCTTTTCAAAACAAGATTATTCCCTTACTCCAGGAATATTTTTTTGGTGATTACGGGAAAATCGGTTTGGTCATCGGTGCCAATTTTTTTGAAATTGAATACAATCAAATCGAGGATGAGTTCTTCGCTCACTTTGAGGATTATGATTCAGGTTCATTGCTAGAGCGTAAGGTGTATTATCTCAGAAATGTTCAAGATATGGATGATGACACTTTTATTCAGGCCATAAATGTACTGTTAAGAAAAACTAATTAA
- a CDS encoding McrC family protein, which yields MGKEKSNITVFEHEWLRTDRGEQKLTSGQFEALQQFYGENGVPYYSLIHHGVRFNEYVGVIQIGKTIIEVLPKVDKLKSTGDEIKSTWRGVLVSMLRAVGVFDIHAPSRSDLHLRSNSILDLYFELFIKEVEYLLHRGLVKKYRKTEGNRTALKGSIQFAKHINQNLVHQERFYVKYTTYDKEHNIHAVLYKALRLLSYINTNVQLNSRLGALLLDFPELYDIKVTESLFEKITYDRKTDPYRNALGIAKLILLNYHPDVKKGANNVLALMFDMNVLWEQFVYVSLRKHKGSSTSIVAQNTKNFWKPNNGYHSKMKPDIVLNKGMEDCVVLDTKWKNLNGYNPSPEDLRQMFVYMKYYGAKKVALVYPGVENQNQSGQYYDHSSHDSKDLSEEECSIISIGIESDIRVWQRDIHELIISWCLFKDY from the coding sequence TTGGGAAAGGAGAAATCGAATATCACCGTTTTTGAACATGAATGGCTTCGCACTGATCGTGGGGAACAAAAATTAACCTCTGGTCAGTTTGAGGCTTTGCAGCAATTCTATGGTGAAAATGGAGTGCCTTATTATTCTCTTATACATCATGGGGTAAGGTTCAATGAGTATGTTGGAGTGATTCAGATTGGCAAAACCATAATAGAGGTTCTGCCAAAAGTGGATAAATTAAAAAGTACTGGGGATGAAATTAAATCAACGTGGAGGGGTGTTCTTGTTTCTATGCTTCGTGCTGTGGGTGTATTTGATATTCATGCACCCAGTAGAAGTGACTTACATTTAAGGTCTAATTCAATTCTTGACCTGTATTTTGAGCTATTCATCAAAGAGGTTGAATATCTCCTTCATAGAGGGCTGGTTAAGAAGTACCGAAAAACAGAGGGTAATAGGACCGCTTTGAAAGGTAGTATCCAATTTGCGAAGCATATTAATCAAAACTTGGTGCATCAGGAAAGGTTTTATGTAAAGTATACCACATATGACAAAGAGCATAATATTCATGCTGTTCTTTACAAAGCGCTGAGATTGTTAAGTTATATTAATACCAATGTACAATTGAATAGTCGATTGGGAGCTCTATTATTAGATTTTCCTGAATTGTATGATATTAAAGTAACTGAATCATTATTTGAAAAGATTACTTACGACCGGAAAACTGATCCATACAGGAATGCACTAGGAATAGCCAAACTCATTCTTCTCAATTATCACCCAGATGTAAAAAAGGGGGCAAATAATGTATTGGCATTGATGTTTGATATGAATGTTTTATGGGAGCAGTTTGTATATGTAAGCCTAAGGAAACACAAAGGGAGTTCTACCAGTATAGTGGCACAGAATACTAAGAACTTTTGGAAACCGAATAATGGCTATCATTCTAAAATGAAGCCTGATATTGTTCTTAATAAGGGTATGGAAGATTGTGTTGTGCTAGATACCAAATGGAAAAACTTAAACGGTTATAATCCCTCACCTGAGGACCTCAGGCAGATGTTTGTGTATATGAAGTATTATGGAGCCAAGAAAGTGGCTTTGGTTTATCCAGGGGTAGAAAATCAAAATCAATCTGGTCAATATTATGACCATTCTTCGCATGATTCAAAAGATTTGAGTGAAGAGGAATGTAGTATTATTTCTATTGGGATTGAAAGTGATATAAGAGTGTGGCAGAGAGATATACATGAGTTAATAATCAGTTGGTGCCTTTTTAAAGACTATTAA
- a CDS encoding tyrosine-type recombinase/integrase gives MASIKFIIRSKLDKAVPVYVVVSIKRGQVYFCRTGFVIHPKNWSEFKGLPKQNDETNKQIAKQLKVLESFLTDRINEAQSEGESLSKEFFDNQIDICFNRSRDEDDQDLFISHVNYIINNASSRKIKGKSRVGLSENTIKNYQTFKKIVEEFQRYSKKPIRFRDIDLVFTERFKGWLLNKKNYSVNHAGKSIAFLKSISIDAEKIGIKVNPKVHIIEAFTESNEDRNIVTLTVEELEKIKQVKLERGALVNARKWLLIGCEIGQRGGDLLNLNEAMIRDAGDCRIFDIKQQKTGKIISVPITKEINRILQDGFPYKVSQAKFNEYIKDIAKAAELNDLIDGKKYNKETKRKEFGKYPKHMLITSHTCRRSFATNYYKKVPTTILMGITGHSKESTFLAYINKPKDMDENARMFLKYMD, from the coding sequence ATGGCAAGTATTAAATTTATCATCAGAAGTAAGCTAGATAAGGCAGTTCCGGTTTATGTAGTCGTATCTATCAAAAGAGGGCAAGTCTATTTTTGTAGAACGGGCTTTGTTATTCACCCTAAAAACTGGAGTGAGTTTAAAGGGCTACCTAAGCAAAACGATGAGACAAACAAGCAAATAGCTAAACAGCTAAAGGTTTTGGAATCTTTTCTTACAGATAGGATCAATGAAGCTCAATCTGAAGGAGAGAGTCTTTCAAAGGAATTCTTTGATAATCAAATTGATATTTGTTTTAATAGGAGCAGGGATGAGGATGATCAAGATTTATTTATCAGTCATGTAAATTATATTATTAATAATGCTTCTAGCCGGAAGATAAAAGGAAAAAGTAGAGTGGGCTTATCTGAAAATACAATAAAAAACTACCAAACTTTTAAAAAGATTGTGGAGGAATTTCAGAGATATTCGAAAAAGCCAATCAGGTTTAGGGATATTGATTTAGTGTTTACAGAGCGATTTAAAGGTTGGTTGTTGAATAAGAAGAACTACTCTGTGAATCATGCCGGAAAATCCATTGCATTTTTGAAAAGTATATCCATTGATGCTGAAAAAATTGGAATAAAAGTCAATCCAAAAGTTCATATTATTGAGGCTTTTACTGAATCTAATGAAGATCGAAATATAGTTACGTTAACTGTTGAGGAGCTGGAGAAAATTAAGCAGGTAAAATTGGAAAGAGGAGCTTTGGTAAATGCTAGAAAGTGGCTCCTGATAGGCTGTGAAATAGGTCAACGAGGAGGGGACCTCTTGAACCTTAATGAAGCGATGATTCGGGATGCTGGAGATTGTAGGATATTTGATATTAAGCAACAAAAGACAGGTAAAATCATCTCAGTTCCTATAACTAAGGAGATAAATAGAATTTTACAAGATGGGTTTCCCTATAAGGTTAGTCAAGCGAAATTCAATGAATACATTAAGGATATTGCCAAGGCAGCCGAATTGAATGATTTGATTGATGGAAAAAAGTATAATAAGGAGACAAAGAGGAAGGAGTTTGGAAAATATCCCAAACATATGCTAATTACCTCCCATACCTGTCGCAGGTCATTTGCTACTAACTATTATAAGAAAGTTCCTACAACAATTTTAATGGGGATTACGGGGCATTCTAAGGAGAGTACTTTTTTGGCCTATATCAATAAACCTAAGGATATGGATGAAAATGCTAGGATGTTTTTGAAGTACATGGATTAA
- a CDS encoding tetratricopeptide repeat protein: MAFFIRSTRLKGFVLVFLLLVLISSQVKAQYSKLLHKPHVEQKEILSDLYYSASDGGFPFKAFADTVAGMRELAIKEKDPNLLMEADLLEAFYKVFNGLGTVDLLIQVQKESKAKGFQYIASRAANAIAGVYWGDMEFQKSIHWHLLLDELISKMSIEEFPDKAIFLQQIGNDFFFFGDYKKAISYFRRVAKLPLDDFYIYAYRHSFNNLGLSYREIGNLDSSDYYFERLLVHADTTSEQWVGIASGNKGFNHFLKGEFDAAIPYLETDIRIAEQFEDFGLAAGSCIPIADIYIQQGGLSLARAYIDKAKEYIQLTGQTDRYAKLYPVMSKWEAAMNHPQLATTYLDSALISQKRVNEKFSALKLMRANQEVMASKREREILKLQDEGERNKMTRNFIIGGLILLLVVFLVVYQIQDGRNKAEQKLKTVELEQTHLQLENARSQLKTYLNKINDNSRIIQSLEKSQPTAVQQKLLDELKESTILTEVDWDSFQKQFAKVFPGLIADMQNKYPALSPAELRFLLLTKLEIPKGQIANALGISPASLRVTWYRIRKKLDLPKDFSASQFFEKFVSES; this comes from the coding sequence TTGGCGTTTTTCATCCGATCAACACGATTGAAGGGTTTTGTTTTGGTATTCCTTTTATTGGTACTGATTTCTTCTCAGGTCAAGGCCCAATATTCCAAGTTGCTTCATAAACCACATGTTGAGCAAAAGGAGATATTATCTGATTTATATTATAGTGCCAGTGATGGTGGTTTTCCTTTCAAAGCTTTTGCTGACACAGTAGCAGGGATGCGTGAACTAGCAATAAAAGAAAAAGACCCCAACTTGTTGATGGAAGCAGATCTGTTGGAAGCTTTTTATAAAGTCTTTAATGGATTGGGAACGGTGGATCTCTTGATTCAGGTTCAAAAGGAAAGTAAAGCAAAAGGGTTTCAATACATCGCCAGTAGGGCTGCCAATGCCATCGCTGGAGTCTATTGGGGGGATATGGAATTTCAAAAATCCATTCATTGGCACCTTCTGCTGGATGAGTTGATCAGTAAAATGAGCATTGAGGAATTTCCTGACAAAGCCATCTTCCTACAGCAAATTGGAAATGACTTCTTTTTTTTCGGAGATTATAAAAAGGCAATTTCCTATTTTCGAAGGGTGGCGAAGCTGCCCTTGGATGATTTTTATATCTACGCCTATCGACATTCATTCAATAACCTGGGGCTTTCTTACCGTGAAATTGGCAATTTGGATAGTTCAGATTATTATTTTGAACGCCTGTTGGTGCATGCAGATACCACTTCTGAACAGTGGGTGGGGATAGCCTCCGGAAATAAGGGTTTCAATCATTTCCTCAAAGGGGAATTTGATGCTGCAATTCCCTACTTAGAAACCGACATCCGGATTGCCGAACAATTTGAAGATTTTGGATTAGCAGCGGGTTCATGTATTCCGATTGCTGATATCTACATTCAGCAAGGGGGCCTATCACTGGCAAGAGCTTACATCGATAAAGCAAAAGAATATATTCAACTCACAGGTCAAACTGATCGATATGCAAAGCTATATCCTGTCATGAGCAAATGGGAAGCAGCCATGAATCATCCCCAACTGGCAACTACCTACCTGGATTCTGCCCTTATTTCCCAAAAAAGAGTGAATGAGAAATTCAGTGCCCTCAAGCTGATGCGAGCAAATCAAGAAGTAATGGCCAGCAAAAGGGAAAGGGAAATTCTCAAACTACAAGATGAGGGGGAAAGAAATAAAATGACCCGAAATTTTATTATTGGAGGCTTGATATTATTATTGGTTGTCTTTTTGGTGGTATATCAAATTCAGGATGGACGAAACAAAGCAGAACAAAAGTTGAAGACCGTTGAGCTGGAGCAGACGCATCTGCAATTGGAAAATGCCAGAAGCCAGCTAAAAACCTACCTCAACAAAATCAATGATAATTCTAGAATTATTCAGTCGCTGGAAAAATCACAGCCTACAGCTGTGCAGCAGAAATTACTGGATGAGCTTAAGGAAAGTACGATTTTGACAGAGGTGGACTGGGACTCATTTCAGAAGCAATTCGCCAAAGTCTTTCCTGGTTTGATTGCAGATATGCAAAATAAATACCCTGCTCTTTCACCAGCGGAGCTTCGTTTTTTGCTCCTTACCAAATTGGAAATTCCAAAAGGCCAAATCGCAAATGCCTTGGGGATTTCTCCGGCATCTCTTCGGGTGACCTGGTATAGAATCCGAAAAAAGCTGGATTTACCCAAAGATTTTTCAGCTTCCCAATTTTTTGAAAAGTTCGTTTCTGAATCCTGA